The Filimonas lacunae genomic sequence ATCTACCTATATTGAACAATTGAGTTGTAAATACCTGGCGCTAAATGGAAGTGAAGACATTCAGGTGCTGCCAGGCATAAACCTCCCTCCAATCAGGGAAGCAATTGCGAAAAGTAAGATAAAAGTATATGACGTGCTGGAACTGAAAGGATTGAATCATATCTTTCAGCATTGCCGGTCCTGTACGTTTGCCGAATATGCCGAACTGGAGGAAACCTTTGCTCCCGAAGCACTGGATACGGTGGTGCAGTGGCTAAACCGGCATGTTAAATAAACCCTTTATGAACTACCTCGCACACGCCCATTTATCGTTTAATGAACCGGACATTTTGCTGGGAAACATGATCAGCGACTTTGTGAAGGGGAAACAGAAATTCACTTACAGTGAAGAGATTCAAAAGGGTATTGTGCTGCACCGGGCAATTGACCAGTTTACAGATGAACATGCGGTTACGGCAGAAGCAAAAAAGGTTTTTAAACCGGCAATAGGATTGTATGCCGGAGCGTTTATTGATGTGGTGTATGATCATTTTCTGGCGCTGGACACCACCGAACGTACAGAGGGGGAATGGAAGCAATTTAGCAGCGACACATATGCTGTGTTACAACAGTATACATATGTTCCTGAGCGTTTTGCACGGATGCTGACATATATGAGTTCGCAGGATTGGTTGTTTAATTACCGTTACCGGTGGGGTATTCAAAATACATTCAAGGGGCTTAGTTATCGGGCCACTTATTTAAACGACGAATCGGCCACTGCTGCTTATACAGCATTTGAACACAATTACGAGCATTTACAAGCTTGCTATCAGCAGTTTTTTCCGCTTTTAAAGGCTTTTGCGTGGGAACAGTACCTTTATCTTTGCAAAAAATAGTATTTAGATGAGTATGAGATTTTTCATGGCGTGCTTACTGGCTGCCATGTCTGTTTATGCACAGGCACAACAAAAGCCTACGGATGTAGATAAGTCGCCAATGGATGTCAATTACTGGCCGCAGAATTACCCTATTCTTAAAATGAATGGTAAAGCAGCCGATCAGCCCGTTGCCCGCGTATTATACAGCAGGCCTCAATGCAATGGCCGCAGAATATTTGGCGAGCTGGTGCACTACAACGAAATCTGGCGTATGGGCGCCAACGAAGCCACTGAGGTTGAATTTTTCCGCCCGGTAAAAATATATGGTAAAACAGTGCCTAAAGGCCGTTATACCCTGTATGCCATTTGCAACGAAACCAAATGGACGGTGGCTATTAACACCGAGAAAGATTATTGGGGTTTATTACAGAACCCTAAAAAAGATATCCTTCGTGCCGATGTTCCGGTACAGAAACTGAACGATGTAATTGAGTATCTTACCATTTACTTTGAAGATGTGAAGGGCGGATCTAACCTGATTGTTATGTGGGATAACCAGAAGATAAGCCTGCCTATTACTTTATAAATTCCATTCTGTTTTATACAGCAAAACCGATACAATGAAACTTGCCACTAAATTGATACATGCCGGGGCAGAGCCAGACCCTTCTACCGGTGCGGTAATGACGCCGATTTATCAAACTTCTACTTTTGTACAAACCGCTCCGGGCCAGCACCAGGGGTATGAATACGCCCGTTCGCAAAACCCTACGCGTTTTGCACTGGAAAGAGCCTTTGCCGAAATTGAAAACGGTAAATATGGCCTGGCCTTTAGCAGCGGTGTAGCGGCTACTGATGCCGTGATAAAACTGTTGCAGCCCGGTGATGAAGTAATTGCAGCCAGCGATATGTATGGTGGCACCTACCGCCTGTTTACCAAAGTGTTTGAAAAGTTTGGTATTAAGTTTCACTATGTGAATATGCAGCAGGCCGATAACATTGTGCCTTTTATCAATAGCAACACCAAACTGGTATGGACCGAAACGCCTACCAACCCGCTGATGAGTATTGTAGACATTGCTGCTATTGCTGCTATTACCCAAAAGCACAGTATTCTGTTGTGTGTAGATAATACGTTTGCATCGCCCTACCTGCAAAACCCGCTTGACCTGGGTGCAGATATAGTAATGCATTCTGCCACCAAATATTTGGGCGGCCATAGCGATGTGATACAGGGCGCTTTGATGATGAATGATACTGCCCTGCGGGATCAGTTATATTTTATTCAGAAAAGTTGCGGAGCGGTGCCAGGCCCGCAGGATTGCTTCCTTGTGTTACGTGGTATTAAAACCCTGCACCTGCGTATGCAGCGTCATTGCGAGAATGGCGAGCAGGTGGCGCGTTACCTGCGCAATCATCCGAAGGTGGGCAAAGTATACTGGTGTGGTTTTGAAGATCATCCGAACTACCACATTGCTAAAAAGCAAATGCGCGACTTCGGTGGCATGTTAAGCTTTGAATTAAAAGATACCAGCATAGAAGCGGCTAATAAAGTATTATCCTCTACCAGAATATTTGCGCTGGCCGAAAGCCTGGGTGGCGTGGAATCGTTGATCAACCATCCGGCAACCATGACGCATGCTTCTATTCCACGTGAAGAAAGGCTGAAAAATGGTTTAAGCGACTGCCTTATCCGTTTAAGTGTGGGTGTGGAAGATGTGGAAGACCTGATTGCAGACCTGGAGCAGGCCATTGGATAAATATGGAAGAGAACACGCAGGAAAAGCTGAAAGATTTTTTCAATAGAAAGGTTGCGCAGTACAATCAGCCATCGTTTATAAAAGACGACCCTGTTTGTATTCCGCACCTTTTTACTAAAAAGCAGGATATAGAAATAGCGGCCTTTTTTGCCGCTACATTTGCCTGGGGCAACCGCACCATCATTATTAAGAAGTCGAAAGAACTGATGGGGCTAATGGACAACAGCCCGCATGAGTTTTGCCTGAACCCTGGTGTGGATGGGTTAAAGCGCTTAACCGAGTTTAAACACCGCACTTTTAACGCTACCGACTTACTGTATTTTGTAGAGTTTTTACAGCACCACTATAACCAGCACGATAGCCTGGAAACAGCTTTTACCCGCTGGGGCACTGAAGTGGAAGCTATGCTTACCGGTTTTCATCATTATTTTTTTTCGCTGGAAGATGCTCCGTTGCGTACACGCAAACACGTGGCTACCCCCTACAAAGGCAGCAATTGTAAACGCCTGAACATGTTTTTACGCTGGATGGTAAGGCGCGATAAAAACGGGGTGGATTTTGGCATATGGCGCACCATGAAGCCCTCACAGCTGATTTGCCCGGTAGACCTGCATGTGGCCAGGGTGGCCAAACGTTTTCAATTATTACACCGTACCACAATGGATTGGCAGGCGGCATTGGAATTAACCGGTTATTTACGAACTTTAGATGCTAAAGACCCGGTTAAATATGATTTTGCCTTGTTTGGCCTGGGTGTGATTGAAAAATACCATTAACCATTAGCGTATGAGCTTGCTGAAAAACATTGCCCAGCATGTACTGGATGTGCATTTGGGCGATAACTGGACCGATGTAAATATCAAAGACACATTAAAGGGCGTAACCTACAAAGAAGCTATTTCCATTACCATTGCTTCGCCCAACAGCATTGCTATGCTGCTGCATCATCTTACCTTTTACAACGAAGTAGTATTGCAAAGGTTACTGGACATTTATGAGCCTATTCCGCAATCGAATGGGTTTGACATGCCACGCATTACTACTGAAGAAGGCTGGCAGCAATTGCAGCATAAAAACAGGCAGTCGGCCCATGCATTGGCGGAAGGCATTTTACAGTTTCCGGAAGAACGGCTGTTTGAACTTACCGCCAACGGGCAAACTACGTTTTATAAAAACCTGCATGGTGTGGTAGAACATGCCCACTATCATCTTGGGCAGATAGTGATATTAAAGCACCTGGTGTAACAGAAAGAAGAGGTTACAGCTGTGTGTAAATGAGGGCCAATAAAAAAGCCACGAAAAATCGTGGCTCAGTTCTCAGATTAAAAGTAAACCTAAAAATCAATTATATTTTGTTAACAACCACTTCTTCGGTAGTGCCGGTGGTTTTGTTAACGTTGAAGCTACGTTCAATTTTCTGGTCGCCCATGCTGATGATGAATACAGGATTCATTTCAGTATCTTCATTTAACAGGTGAATGGTTTTGCT encodes the following:
- a CDS encoding TIGR02757 family protein, producing MEENTQEKLKDFFNRKVAQYNQPSFIKDDPVCIPHLFTKKQDIEIAAFFAATFAWGNRTIIIKKSKELMGLMDNSPHEFCLNPGVDGLKRLTEFKHRTFNATDLLYFVEFLQHHYNQHDSLETAFTRWGTEVEAMLTGFHHYFFSLEDAPLRTRKHVATPYKGSNCKRLNMFLRWMVRRDKNGVDFGIWRTMKPSQLICPVDLHVARVAKRFQLLHRTTMDWQAALELTGYLRTLDAKDPVKYDFALFGLGVIEKYH
- a CDS encoding DinB family protein; the encoded protein is MSLLKNIAQHVLDVHLGDNWTDVNIKDTLKGVTYKEAISITIASPNSIAMLLHHLTFYNEVVLQRLLDIYEPIPQSNGFDMPRITTEEGWQQLQHKNRQSAHALAEGILQFPEERLFELTANGQTTFYKNLHGVVEHAHYHLGQIVILKHLV
- a CDS encoding DUF2911 domain-containing protein produces the protein MRFFMACLLAAMSVYAQAQQKPTDVDKSPMDVNYWPQNYPILKMNGKAADQPVARVLYSRPQCNGRRIFGELVHYNEIWRMGANEATEVEFFRPVKIYGKTVPKGRYTLYAICNETKWTVAINTEKDYWGLLQNPKKDILRADVPVQKLNDVIEYLTIYFEDVKGGSNLIVMWDNQKISLPITL
- a CDS encoding acyl carrier protein phosphodiesterase, with product MNYLAHAHLSFNEPDILLGNMISDFVKGKQKFTYSEEIQKGIVLHRAIDQFTDEHAVTAEAKKVFKPAIGLYAGAFIDVVYDHFLALDTTERTEGEWKQFSSDTYAVLQQYTYVPERFARMLTYMSSQDWLFNYRYRWGIQNTFKGLSYRATYLNDESATAAYTAFEHNYEHLQACYQQFFPLLKAFAWEQYLYLCKK
- a CDS encoding cystathionine gamma-synthase — translated: MKLATKLIHAGAEPDPSTGAVMTPIYQTSTFVQTAPGQHQGYEYARSQNPTRFALERAFAEIENGKYGLAFSSGVAATDAVIKLLQPGDEVIAASDMYGGTYRLFTKVFEKFGIKFHYVNMQQADNIVPFINSNTKLVWTETPTNPLMSIVDIAAIAAITQKHSILLCVDNTFASPYLQNPLDLGADIVMHSATKYLGGHSDVIQGALMMNDTALRDQLYFIQKSCGAVPGPQDCFLVLRGIKTLHLRMQRHCENGEQVARYLRNHPKVGKVYWCGFEDHPNYHIAKKQMRDFGGMLSFELKDTSIEAANKVLSSTRIFALAESLGGVESLINHPATMTHASIPREERLKNGLSDCLIRLSVGVEDVEDLIADLEQAIG